CATCCAGGGCCTTCTCGTACACGGCCTCATTGTCGTGGTGCTGCAGTCCTCAGTCTTGTCCAGTCCGCCGCACTTCTCATTCATCTGGCCCAGGCGGTCCACCTCATTGATCTCGGCAGTCTGAGAAGATGAACACATTTATAACCCTTTGCTGGGTGAATATTAACGAGCCATGTTAACCTACAATACTCCCACTGGTATGACACACAAATAACTGATGCATGCAGGAAGCGGTCCAAGTGGGCATCACCTCACTGGGTTTTATTGTGTCTTCCTAAGACAATAATGAGTGAATGACTAAGGAATTTATGTTAAGATACATGTCCTCAGACCTGATAATTGAACTCTagcctttacattactttattagttCCTCGTAATTCAAAGTACCCATTCTTCAAACACATTCCAGCAGCCAACAAGTTATAACCCTGTTCACTATCACTGCCTCCATCACTGTATTGTGTAACAGCACTGGCCCGTCATCTGTGGCTATGGCCTTCCACCTGTGCCGTCTTTTCATGCCTGCTCAACAAAGACCTGTGTATCTACACTCAGCAATACATTCATTATGATGCGGTGATGCTACAGGACTGAAGATACTGAAGTCAGTTTATTCTGatgatcaatttttttttctttctcttataagcATTAGTTTACTGTTCCCCTTTGTGCTTGAGttttgaagtgaagaaagaatacatcactgaATGGTAGAGTATCCGATTATAAAATGTAAGAAAACATCCTCATGCACTTACCTTTGTGTCCGGTCTAATGAGTTCCAGAAGAGGTTGTACAATGCCAGCCTTAATGACGAAGTCTGAGTTTGGGGCCATCGCCAGCAGTGTTTCCAGGCACCCACACGGCTTGCTCTGTATGCCACGTTGGTGTGCGGCGAGCGGAGCAGTTTGACGAACGACACGACAGCTCCCGAGGCTGTTGGGGAGGCAAACACCGTGGAATACATGGAGGAACTAACTTCAAACTAATCATTTGTTcatacaacataaaaacaaagcaggaagattctatcaagaagcgacacccttttctacctccttctcttcatcttcagacTTCATATTCCCCTCCACGTTTTTCAACGCGAGACCCTCACAGCAGGAACGATACAACTTAGGGCTGGATgccacagaatgcttaaccttgctATTATTTATGAATGGGTCAGAAGGAACAGTACACAACGTGTAGGGCGGGGCTGCGGCAGGGCTCTTGTCAGCCATCAGATGACGCGCATCTCCACACGTTCGTCGTAAGGTAATCCTACACGTAACAGTAATGGTCGCAAATGTGTACAAACCATTTGACATTCGTATCTAGAACATTTTCCTTATTTCACATTGGCACAAGAGTAAGTCAGTTAACTTATAAACTAAAGATGGCAGTCAAAAGGCAAAACAAATCAGTAAGTGAGCAGAACTGCTGTTCCTATGGCCTTAATACATGTCAAAAGAATGGTCAGTTTCAGTTTGAGAAGCCTTGGtattcctctcttgaaagtttCATTTATAAAGAGGATAAATAGACATCCTGAACCCTGGCCTCTGGTTACAGCACTCAGGCCACACTCACTTGTCTGCCCTCTCCAGGAGGCGTACGAGGGGGTGCACCAGGCCGGCATCCGGGGTGGCATCTAGGGGCGGACTGAGAGCATCTTGCGTGCAGCTTGTGTGGCCACCGGCTGGGTGCTACTGTCGTTACTCGGGATGCCGTTGataatttcctccacacacagtGTGGGGCCCTAAAACAGTACACACATATTATAACCTATAAAGGCTTAAAATTTCACAGCCTCCTAGAAatttaagaaatatatatatatatatatatatatatatatatatatatatatatatatatatatatatatatatatatatatatatatataaaacccaaATTATAAACGTCCTTGAAAGTTATTCAAAAGTTTTCATTGATCTTATGTACTCTAATTTTGTTAATCATCCCATCTTCCTGTTTAAACATGCAATGCAGCTGTTCCTGGAGAGCAAACCATTACGCAGTGAACACCAGATAAGGGGCCAAAGGCTGCACTTTGAGATGAAATGAAAATGGTCATGACTTCAGAACAGCACCGGGAAATAGTTTCCTAAAAATCACTTCTGTATTCCTCTTGCATTTGACCAACATAATTGATGCTGAGGTCGAGCAGCAACTTCTCTTCTTGCATAGTAtggaaaaagggaacaaagccTCAATACACACCAGCCAAACACTATATGGTATAATCTGTTATGAGGAACACATGCACCAAAGACAACCAAGTCcggtgtcacacattcacgatctttaCTCTCGACGCCTCCCGACGTCAGGccacacgccgacagttttggaaatttctTAACAATCGGCGCCctccccgacatctgtcacccgtCGGCAGTAAACCACGACTGTTGGATGTCCATCTCAGCAACGTCTCGGCAACGTCGTTTCGACGTCGGCAATGATCGTCATTTTAGGGGATCTATTTACGATGATCttaacgtacgtctggcagcgtgaCATTTTCTAACGCCGAGAGTCAAGATCATGAATGTGTGAAACTAGCCTAACAAATATGGAGAACCCATAATTATAACAAAACGAGTATGTAATGACGCTGGACCTGAACATATTCCCTCGTTTTCACATCTCCCTAACATGTTTCGTGTGTGTCCatcttgtatttatttatatttcattattccgtttctttgtttaattattcATACACTTATTGACTCTTTTCTGATTTCATTCTTAtcattttgtcctctttttcctcttagtgtGTCTGACTTTCGCTCTTCTAATTAAGTTTCATGTTGAGTTGCTCACATGTCTGTTCTTTTGTTCGACTGACACGTTTCCATTTTTCGTTCCggccattactttctttttttcctaaccTTTCTGACTTTTTAAATCTTTTATTCATTTTGAGTTGCTttcgtatttgtttttttttcttcttttatttgacacctttcaatatttccttcttattgttcttcctctttccatttattttcttaatCATTTTCCCTTCACTCATTCACCTTTTCCTTGAAGTTGCGTGAATATTCTTTATTTGCCTCGCTTCAGTGTTCGtcaccactcttccttttcttcttggcaaattccttctctcctttactcttccgctttcttttcttccccttgagcgcttttaagagagagagagagagagagagagagagagagagagagagaaaatagtttgACAAATCGTGTgcgaaaaaaagaacgaaatcgtTCGAAGAATCATGTTCATGACCGTAACATTTCCATTTGTTTCAGTACACTTAGTTTTGCAGATTcaaacccgtctctctctctctctctctctctctctctctctctctctctctctctctctctctctctcgctctctctctctctctcacacacacacacacacacacacacacacacaataagcacTGTTCATCAATCAGGGAAGTGagatacgacacacacacacacacacacacacacacacacacacacacacacacacacacacacacacacacacaaacgcgtaTTCACATACTAACACATTCCTCTTCTCATGTGATATTAAATTTTGactctttaatcttcttcctcctcctcctagagaggttggaagatagagtaggtgaggtagagaagaaggtaggtaCCTTATATTCCTTCCAGCAggttagaaaagggagtaaggctgtagcagcagatgttagttacagtggtgtcgtgacgagcaacaggttccaggtgttaggagaccaagttgagagCGATCCTAGGATCGTTCTTGTCGGTGATAGTTTAGTTAAacagcaggaccaggagttttgaaggaagggagcgaggcggaggcatgtagtttttcctggacgtagaattgagcatgtagctaagaaggttgacgacttagtcgtcactacctcagaggagacagtttgtttacctggtcggaacaaataatgtagttaaaggtaggtcagaggaggttctagacaagtacaggaagtttgtcgggaaggtgagggacagcaggcggcgttcagttgtgtgtggATTGCTCCCTCGGCATGATGTaagttccctcattctcagtagaatgcttggaattaacgaacgtgtcagggatctgtgtagtcgtgagggagtcatgtttgtggacgtctgggatcattttattcatgacaggagcttgtttgctaacgatggacacctaaattgtgtaggcaaggcaaggctgggccgagtgttggatgaggaagttttgaaagagttaaagaaaagtcaggtgcagcgggaacgaAGTGTGGAAACTTCCGGCTTGGCTTGGAGTGGAAGGAGTCTTCAGTCAGACGGTGAGGTCCACAgaggtaggagtgtcaggtctcaggtgagggaggaagtacaggtgtgtagtgctgaggaggacgtcaggtcgttggacccccaggtgggggatactgaggtagcggtcaggtcaacagctaCACAGGTGAGAGGcaatgaggtagcggtcaggtcgccagacccccaggtgggggatactgaggtagcggtcaggtcaacagccacacaggtgggtggtgaggtagaggtagttgcAGATAATCAGATCTGAAGCACTATTCCAGTGAatcgacagttgatatatggcgcacactcggcgaataaattaaatatcttctatgtaaatgcccgtagcattattcagaagcgtagccacttgataattcatgcaattactgaaaaacccgacttcattttgatcacagaaacatggttaaatacgcgtgacaagcatcagttaagtgaagtagctatcaatggttacaacgcttttgctaagtgtcgtctacacaaaaaaggtggagatgtaataatatatgctaaaagtaatatagaagtcattcagcttaacacaaccgaaacagaggcttatgattcattgtatgtacaagcgacgatccttaatgaaaagtatgttctgggtgtaatttaccgacctcctaaatcaaatgaagacattgatggaaatctctaagcagagataaataaagttatcagaaacagaaatgcagtaatatgcggcgacttcaataacccctctgttaactggtctgcactatctgccgacagggaaggaactagattattaaattttacgcaagatacatttctttatcaaacagttaccgcgccgacgcgaggaaataacattctggatttagtcttcacgaccgacaaccacctcataaccgcgtgtgaggtaggcgagccatttgcaaccagtgaccacaacataatcagatgcgttttaaatattgaaacaaaagcacgagcaaactcactcttaatacctaattatagtaaagcaaattttatggaccttaaaagagaattggcttcagtaaattggaatcatttgctcaatgtcagcgttcaagaaatgtataatcgttttactgcacaaatcactgcgagtgtcaataaattcattccactcaagccacgaaggactgataatcaaaaaccgttgtggatgaataattacctacaaaaaatcatcgtcgaaaaaagaaaactgtataagaaatataaactgtcacataattcacaggatcatactaattacatcaatgtcaagagagagtgcgaaaggaaaatcagaaaacagaaacgcgaatatgagatgaaaatatcactcgatgctaagaaaaatcccaggttatttttcagttacataagaaacaaaaaaactgttaaaaataatatcggcccactcctattaagtggcaatacgattagtgatgttaaaggcatggcgtcggtcctaaattcaacctttagtagcgtgtttacaaaagagaacatgacatcgattccagccacGAAggaaatttttcaaggccctgaagaactcaagcttgcattgaccgacattgatatcagcgaagtgcgtgcgtacctgcagaaaatagatccaaataaatctccgggtcccgacaatttatctcctcgcgtgttgagagaatgtagtcaacagctagaattacccataacattaatattcaacaagtcattagcacaggccagtgtgcctctcgagtggaaaaaggccaatattaccccgatctttaaaaaaggagatgaaaaacaagccagtaattatcgtcctatcagccttacgtctgtcctaattaaactattcgaaaaaatgatcagggataaaatgatcactttccttgaaacaaatgatttgataactgatagtcagcacggatttcgtagtaatcagtcttgccttaccaatctattaacttttttcaacgatgtttattcatgttgggacgcccgaagcccatatgacgtaatttacctataTTTTCagagagcgtttgataaagttcctcacgttagacttatttctaaactgcgttcccatggtattaacgaccatctatgtgcgcggattcatgactggctcaccgacagagaacagcgtgtagttcttaatggtgaagcatcggattggcaatccgtcaccagtggcgtgccccaaggttcggtcctggggccaacactattcataatttacgtgaatgacttagaaactgatatcctatcaaaagtagccaaattcgccgacgacaccaaattaggaggtacggtaatgaacagtgaaagttgggaaaagattcaatcagacttaataagacttgccgactggagcgaaaaatgccaaatgagttttaacgtagataaatgtaaagtaatgcacataggtgaaaaaaatcctaactttaaatatcagattcaaggacatgaactcagcgaagtaaaacaagaaaaggatcttggtgtcattatcagtaacactcttaaaatgagtgatcaatgttctgcagcgagtaaaaaagccaatatgatgttgggattaatctcaagaaactttgattataaatcacccgaacttatgaagagattatatttagcatttgtaagaccacacctagaatacgccgttcagttctggtcaccgaactatatcaaagatcaagttttgctggaaaggatacagcgacgagcaaccaaacaaattccagcgctccgaaacttgccatatgacgagcgtttaaagcgtttagatatgttttccctaaaaaaacgaaggataagaggggacttaattgaagtgttcaaaatccttaatggattcgacaatattaacccagatagtctatttcagagagacactaacacaataacacgcagtaacggtatgaagttaaagggaaaccgatgtaacacattggtgcgcaaaagttttttcaataatagagtcgtcgattactggaatagactcccactgtcagttgttagcgcatagagtatcaatagcttcaagtcttcattggataagtacttcagggatataagattatactgacccttcttcgtatgttttcagacagattgcagcaagatgtcaatctaaattcatattattctcccccacaacctagactgCAAGTAGCGTAAgctaacaatagagtaaagcaacatttaatgtccgcatgacaggtggagtgaggtgtgggtgcagtaaggtgacaggttactggtgccgtgcctagtaccgccggcaaaacgaggatcaagcctccacctgtgccacTGAAACTACACCTCtgccatcgtgagtattaggggggatcctgaggctgccctgtgtaggccactcgtcctcttccattctccttgtgtttctgtgttcttatgttcttatgtaatgaagtcattttcccccacagcttaggttaccagtagtgtaagttaagggtagtaatttcctcttatttctctctttactgtaaaatttccatgtccatggtacatggtgttctcctcgaactatttcctgccgacacgttgccggagggagaggtgggtggggaggagccttcatctcttctgtcctgtcctaccacacgtagattactagtagtagcggtagtaaacagacaccctcgccatagaccgataggtcttctggtgtctgttcttcctatgtattcctcctctaccttctcctctttatcttcctcttcttctgtgcctcttccttttccagttgtctccatatcgttttttttttttttttttttttttacgcgtcttctttcactcttcttccacctcctttccgattcccctccttgacctcctctcctttctcttctttcccttcctccttttccacaccATTGATCTTTTCCTCAGGCATTCACAGGTATTTCAGGATTTCTTTTACacgctcttttctttttctctgtatcccttcttctctcctttatttttgaaTTCCTTTGTGCGTGTTATTCCTTTACcatatatccttttctttttcctaactttggtaaagattcgtattaggtccgtgccagtatctcataatctactttatgaagcatcagtatctcttcatatatcttttttacaaaccttcaacagtcatggaaacgctttgaaaatccaattgaaggactttttttttactcctgaaaatagggaataatgtttacgaaagcgcgtcgcctcctctgctggccgcggcgacgctgcagctgccgcagccgcaaaatagctcgcagagggcttagggtcggggagtatatttaaactactccaaccgaactttacgacctactaacgggggggctgcgcccccctcgaccccccctcatgtatatgtgacttatttcagcgaggaggtatttctcgcaacaccgggtgcagcgtcgccgcggccagcagaggaggcgacgcgctttcgtaaacattatcccatattttcaagagtaaaaagaaagtCCTTGAATtagattttcaaagcgtttccatgactgttgaaggtttgtagaaaagatatatgaagagatactgatgcttcataaggtaggtaatgagatactggcacggacctaaaacgaatctcaACCCTaactttctatatattctattggttagctttttcttctgtgttcctttaccttccttaatcAATCTCCTTactgtctttttccttcccatcttcagcctcttcctcctcttcttcttcctcattttttttcttcacattttgccttgtttatctttttatcgcCGTTGCCCTTCTTTTCTCTATGTATATCTGTTCACGGTTTTAGCTTTTATTTCTATCATCgtcattccattctcttcttctcactcttctgtGTATAGTATTTtgtgtagtttttcttttttcctaatacCTTCTCACTAACTTAATTGTTCTGTTTTCACACTCCAGTTCTTTTCCTaattagtttgtttttctttcgagtTTAACCTAATTTTTTATCAGTCTGTATTCCTgtcctcttgttcatttcttcctgttttttccttcttttcactttggttatttcttctttttcacccctccatctttccttcaattttgttttcatgttcttcttctcttccctctcattttttttgttttgcctttttcATGTTAGCtgcttcgtctcttccttcattttctcttcattcttcattttccgtTACTACTTTTTCTCCCATCCGCTCCTCCCTGCCAGCTtcattatatctcatttctttctcgtacttttcctccacttatttatcattctctcttccctttctttccttctttcctccttacatagttttctttatattttatttttaagaaaataaaggcatctctctctctctctctctctctctctctctctctctctctctctctctctctctctctccttttgctccattcttcctctacttttccctaccttcattcctcccttatctttctctttttttttttatcctctctcctcaGTTTTgtttcttcaccctctcctcacttcctccagcttttctccagtttctcctcccttttactcctatacaccaacgcgcggagcttaatacccaaacgggatgagttacttgcccacgttgacgtagaaagaccggacgtgattgccatcaccgaaacgtgggccacctctgaccacctaatgaccgaattctcaattccgggatacgagagcttctacaaaaacagacttcacaagaaaggaggaggtgttatatgttacgtcaagaacaaataccctgccgtggaaatatccaaagaagactcagagaaatatgacactatatattgaactggagactagcaagcacaacaaaataacgattggaaccgtttacagacctccaaagcaacaagcagcggacgacgaagcgctgtacgaggaaattcacaccataacacaaaacaaacaatcagtcattatcggggactttaactgtgccaacattgactggaccacgatgattggagatcgggagggaaACAGATTgttcgaaatgttagaggacacctttctaactcagattgttacccaaccgacaagggaaaatagcttattagacctagtactcgtgactGATTCCGATCTCagacgtgaatgtcaagtcggcgaaaaactggatggttgcgaccatcacctaattcgcctaaagatcagaacagaccatgaactcaccgaaaacacgtccaagattccagactacaaaagagccaattttaatttcgttCGTGAGCTGCTAACACAGATAGCTTGGGAGCCCATGAGCTTCattcctgtggacggcgcgtggaacggcttcaagaacaaactcctggaggtagagagaacaactgttcccatgaagacaagggaacaaataatgccataagcccaccatgaatgactacccaggttcgacgggtagcgtactgggcccaccatgaatgactacccaggttcgacgggtagcgtactgggcccacattcaccgcgtgatggacgacgcgggttcgaatccccacgctaccactcggatttttcagtcactgccgagtggcttaaaactacccacacgctgtcctgaagaccacccatcaacccggactctagaggaagccgtccaagcgaatcaagaacgagttccggggggcagcatgagccaatgcaagatggtgccactataaacactcgcctgcgccggaacgggctgggccgaccatcaggccccacctggaagaagccttgggccgaccatcaggccccaccaggaagatgcctaccggcgcaacaggcaacgacgtaaaaaaaaaaaaaagaaaaaaaaaattgctaaaggaaaacagcactgacgaggcacgcgaacattaccatcaaagcctcagagcttgcagaactctcattcgccagcgtaaacgcgactatgaaaagcaaattgcacgcgaagccaagtccaacccgaaaaagttcttcacgtatatacgaaccaaaaagaagacaaaaagcaatatcggtcccctaaaagatgaaagtgacgtactaacgcAGGacgcagacaaatggtcgaaatcctaaacaaaaacttcgcgtttgtgttcacggtcgagaacacccagtccgtacccgggagccctaccccaccgatgggagtcACTATCCTAGAAATTGGCACAGTCGACGATCGGGATGTGaaaaactcgagacaaacaagttcATCGGACCCGACGAcatgtcacccaggctgctcaaggaactcaagcagcaaatcctcaagccactcaccgccatctacaatttGTCACTACAagaaaacaaagtcccaaaagactgggaACAAGCAAACGTAACACCGatatacaaaaagggagacaaaagcgtggccctaaactacagactaatcagcttgacctcagtggcgggaaaaatcctcgagaagatcatcagagacaaactcgttaggttccttgaagacaacatcatttccgatgctcagcaagGTTTCAGTAACAAGCCCTCATGCTTAatcaatttattggacttcttccaaggtatcaatgaaaactgggataatcatgtccccagtgatgttatatatctagactttcagaaaaccTTTGACagagtgccacacgaaagactcctcaagaaacttaagtcggtgGGGTTAgacgacaatctgacagcgtggatcaaa
This sequence is a window from Eriocheir sinensis breed Jianghai 21 chromosome 1, ASM2467909v1, whole genome shotgun sequence. Protein-coding genes within it:
- the LOC126995221 gene encoding uncharacterized protein LOC126995221; the protein is MAPNSDFVIKAGIVQPLLELIRPDTKTAEINEVDRLGQMNEKCGGLDKTEDCSTTTMRPCTRRPWMDIIEKCSGEEDGPELSSTTSGQAYDLSAVNNVLEGKLSF